In the Alkaliphilus flagellatus genome, one interval contains:
- the phoU gene encoding phosphate signaling complex protein PhoU: MRERFITQLRELNIKLLKMGSMVENIIEVSVQSLVNKDLDMARKVYELDDEIDELELKIEKDCMQLLALQQPMAKDLRMIGTILKIITDLERMGDHAVNIAKITIKIGDAPLIKPLIDIPRMAKLAENMVSKSLDAFMKEDVELAKEVALEDEAVDEIYEDIYMELIEMMIEKPEIIQQATYLLFIGRYLERIADHATNVGERIIYMVTGERVEIN, from the coding sequence ATTACCCAATTAAGAGAACTAAATATTAAACTATTAAAAATGGGTTCTATGGTTGAAAATATTATCGAAGTGTCTGTTCAATCCTTAGTAAACAAGGATCTAGATATGGCAAGAAAGGTATACGAGCTGGATGACGAGATAGATGAATTAGAACTGAAGATTGAAAAGGACTGTATGCAGTTACTAGCCCTTCAACAGCCAATGGCAAAGGATTTAAGAATGATAGGAACTATATTGAAAATTATAACGGACTTAGAAAGAATGGGGGATCATGCGGTTAATATTGCTAAGATTACCATTAAAATAGGAGATGCACCTCTTATTAAGCCTCTTATTGATATTCCTAGGATGGCAAAGTTAGCAGAAAACATGGTAAGCAAAAGTCTAGATGCTTTTATGAAGGAAGATGTAGAACTAGCTAAAGAAGTTGCTCTTGAGGATGAAGCAGTAGATGAAATTTATGAAGATATATATATGGAATTGATTGAAATGATGATTGAAAAACCAGAAATTATTCAACAAGCTACCTATCTACTCTTTATTGGTAGGTATTTAGAGCGTATTGCTGATCATGCCACAAATGTAGGAGAACGGATTATTTATATGGTAACAGGGGAAAGGGTGGAAATAAATTAA